From a single Mycolicibacterium moriokaense genomic region:
- the tal gene encoding transaldolase has translation MTQNPNLAALSAAGVSVWLDDLSRDRLQTGNLQELIDTRSVVGVTTNPSIFQAALSKGNAYDDQVKELAERGADVDATIRTVTTDDVRNACDVLAKQYELSDGVDGRVSIEVDPRLAHDTDKTILQAIELWKIVDRPNLLIKIPATEAGIPAIASVLAEGISVNVTLIFSVERHRLVMDAYLQGLEKAKEAGHDISKIHSVASFFVSRVDTEIDKRLEKIGSDEALALRGKAGVANARLAYAAYEEVFLGGSRYEALKADGARVQRPLWASTGVKNPDYSDTLYVTELVAPHTVNTMPEKTIEAVADHGVVTGDTVTGTAGEAQAVFDKLDAVGIDLPDVFRVLEDEGVEKFEKSWLELLEATQGQLDAAKK, from the coding sequence ATGACGCAGAACCCGAATCTGGCCGCCTTGAGCGCCGCAGGCGTCTCCGTGTGGCTCGACGACCTGTCACGTGACCGGCTGCAAACCGGAAACCTGCAGGAGCTCATCGACACTCGCAGCGTGGTCGGAGTGACCACCAACCCGTCGATCTTCCAGGCTGCGCTGTCCAAGGGCAACGCCTACGACGATCAGGTCAAGGAGTTGGCTGAGCGCGGCGCCGACGTCGACGCGACGATCCGCACCGTCACCACCGACGACGTGCGCAACGCCTGCGACGTGCTGGCCAAGCAGTACGAGTTGTCCGACGGTGTCGACGGCCGGGTGTCGATCGAGGTCGACCCGCGGCTGGCGCACGACACCGACAAGACGATCCTGCAGGCCATCGAGCTGTGGAAGATCGTCGACCGGCCCAACCTGCTGATCAAGATCCCCGCCACCGAAGCCGGCATTCCAGCCATTGCCTCTGTTCTCGCCGAAGGCATTTCGGTGAACGTCACGCTGATCTTCTCCGTCGAGCGTCACCGCCTGGTGATGGACGCGTATCTCCAGGGCTTGGAGAAGGCCAAGGAGGCCGGCCACGACATCTCCAAGATCCATTCGGTCGCATCGTTCTTCGTGTCCCGGGTGGACACCGAGATCGACAAGCGGCTGGAGAAGATCGGATCCGATGAAGCGCTCGCGCTGCGCGGCAAGGCGGGGGTGGCCAACGCCCGACTCGCCTACGCCGCGTACGAAGAGGTGTTCCTCGGCGGTTCGCGTTACGAGGCCCTCAAGGCCGACGGCGCGCGGGTCCAGCGGCCGCTGTGGGCGTCGACCGGTGTGAAGAACCCGGACTACTCCGACACCCTGTATGTCACCGAGCTCGTCGCGCCCCACACCGTGAACACCATGCCGGAGAAGACGATCGAGGCCGTGGCCGACCACGGCGTCGTCACCGGAGACACCGTCACCGGAACGGCCGGCGAGGCACAGGCGGTGTTCGACAAGCTCGACGCGGTCGGAATCGATCTGCCGGATGTCTTCAGGGTCCTCGAAGACGAGGGTGTGGAGAAATTCGAGAAGTCGTGGCTAGAACTTCTCGAAGCGACGCAGGGTCAGCTCGACGCCGCCAAGAAATGA
- the zwf gene encoding glucose-6-phosphate dehydrogenase, with the protein MSEWRNPLRDKRDKRMPHIAGPCAVVIFGVTGDLARKKLMPAIYDLANRGLLPANFALVGFARRDWADEDFAKLVYEAVQAHARTPFRQEVWDRLAEGIRFAQGTFDDPKGYERLAETLQKLDAERGTGGNHAFYLSIPPNAFPVVCEQLKQSGLANQREGSWSRVVIEKPFGHDLQSARDLNAVVNSVFPEESVFRIDHYLGKETVQNILALRFANELYEPIWNNNYVDSVQITMAEDIGLGGRGGYYDGVGAARDVIQNHLLQLMALTAMEEPVNFGPGELQAEKIKVLSATQVMQPLDQTTARGQYAAGWQGSEKVVGLLEEEGFSKDSTTETYAAIALEIDTRRWAGVPFFLRTGKRLGRRVTEIALIFKRAPHLPFDKTMTEELGQNALVIRVQPDEGITTRFGSKVPGSAMEVRDVNMDFSYGSAFAEDSPEAYERLILDVLLGEPSLFPVNREVEFSWEILDPVLEYWASQGKPEAYESGTWGPQSADEMLHRMGREWRRP; encoded by the coding sequence ATGAGCGAGTGGCGCAATCCGCTGCGCGACAAGCGCGACAAGCGGATGCCCCATATCGCAGGCCCCTGCGCGGTGGTCATCTTCGGTGTGACGGGTGATCTGGCGCGCAAGAAGTTGATGCCGGCGATCTACGACCTCGCGAACCGGGGGCTGCTGCCGGCCAACTTCGCCCTCGTCGGGTTCGCCCGGCGCGACTGGGCGGACGAGGATTTCGCCAAGCTGGTCTACGAGGCCGTCCAGGCACACGCCCGCACACCCTTCCGCCAGGAGGTCTGGGACCGCCTGGCGGAGGGAATCCGCTTCGCCCAGGGCACCTTTGATGATCCGAAGGGCTACGAACGGCTCGCGGAGACGTTGCAGAAGCTGGACGCCGAGCGTGGCACCGGCGGCAATCACGCGTTCTACCTGTCGATCCCGCCGAACGCGTTTCCGGTCGTCTGCGAACAGCTCAAGCAGTCCGGACTGGCCAACCAGCGCGAGGGCTCATGGAGCAGGGTCGTCATCGAGAAGCCATTCGGTCACGATCTGCAGAGCGCGCGCGATCTCAACGCGGTGGTCAACAGCGTCTTCCCGGAAGAGTCGGTGTTTCGCATCGACCACTACCTCGGCAAGGAGACGGTCCAGAACATCCTGGCGCTGCGCTTCGCCAACGAGCTGTACGAACCGATCTGGAACAACAACTACGTCGACAGCGTCCAGATCACCATGGCCGAGGACATCGGCCTCGGCGGCCGCGGTGGCTATTACGACGGTGTCGGCGCGGCCCGTGACGTCATCCAGAATCACCTGCTGCAGCTGATGGCGTTGACGGCCATGGAGGAACCGGTCAACTTCGGCCCCGGCGAGTTGCAGGCCGAGAAGATCAAGGTGCTCTCCGCCACTCAGGTGATGCAGCCGCTGGACCAGACCACCGCACGCGGTCAGTACGCCGCGGGATGGCAGGGCAGCGAGAAGGTGGTCGGACTGCTCGAGGAAGAGGGCTTCTCCAAGGACTCCACCACAGAGACCTACGCGGCGATCGCCCTGGAGATCGACACCCGCCGCTGGGCCGGGGTGCCGTTCTTCCTTCGCACTGGGAAACGGTTGGGCCGCAGGGTCACCGAGATCGCACTGATCTTCAAGCGCGCTCCGCACCTGCCGTTCGACAAGACGATGACGGAGGAACTCGGCCAGAATGCGTTGGTGATCCGGGTGCAGCCCGACGAAGGCATCACCACGCGGTTCGGCTCCAAGGTGCCGGGCAGTGCCATGGAGGTCCGTGACGTCAACATGGACTTCTCGTACGGCTCGGCGTTCGCCGAGGACTCCCCCGAAGCCTATGAGCGGCTGATCCTCGACGTGCTGCTCGGCGAACCATCGTTGTTCCCGGTCAACCGTGAGGTTGAATTCTCTTGGGAGATACTGGATCCCGTACTCGAATACTGGGCCTCGCAGGGTAAGCCCGAAGCCTACGAGTCGGGCACCTGGGGCCCCCAGTCGGCCGACGAGATGCTGCATCGCATGGGCCGGGAATGGAGGCGGCCATGA
- the opcA gene encoding glucose-6-phosphate dehydrogenase assembly protein OpcA: MIVDLPDTNTNDINKKITGLREEGGAITLSRVLTLVISLHSDNLLEDAIGAATFASREHPCRVIVVVAGDRDAEQPRLDAQLRVGADAGAGEVVALHLHGEMADHASSVVLPFLLPDTPVVAWWPAGGPDVPARDPLGQLAVRRITNATDCADPMAAIKSRLAGYTSGDTDLAWARITYWRALLTAALDQPPFEPVTSAVVSGLRDEPSLDVLAGWLAARIDGPVQRVVGELKVELIRNTETITLRRPQTGVTATISRTAKPDSLIPLARREAKECLAEDLRRLDADEIYHEALQGIEKVQYV; this comes from the coding sequence ATGATCGTCGACCTGCCCGACACCAACACCAACGACATCAACAAGAAGATCACCGGGCTCCGCGAGGAGGGCGGCGCGATCACACTGAGCCGGGTGCTCACACTTGTCATCTCGCTGCACTCGGACAATCTGCTCGAGGACGCCATCGGGGCGGCCACCTTCGCCAGCCGTGAGCATCCGTGCCGGGTGATTGTCGTCGTCGCCGGCGATCGGGATGCGGAGCAGCCTCGGCTGGATGCGCAGCTGCGCGTCGGCGCCGACGCGGGAGCGGGCGAGGTCGTCGCGCTTCATCTGCACGGCGAGATGGCCGACCATGCCAGCAGCGTCGTACTGCCGTTCCTGTTGCCCGACACCCCGGTGGTGGCATGGTGGCCGGCCGGCGGCCCCGATGTTCCCGCGCGGGACCCGTTGGGACAGTTGGCGGTTAGACGGATCACCAACGCCACGGACTGCGCCGACCCGATGGCCGCGATCAAGAGCCGTCTCGCCGGCTATACCTCCGGTGACACCGATCTCGCGTGGGCGCGCATCACCTACTGGCGGGCGCTGCTGACGGCGGCACTCGATCAGCCGCCCTTCGAACCCGTCACGTCAGCCGTGGTGTCAGGTCTGCGCGACGAACCCTCGTTGGATGTCCTCGCCGGCTGGCTGGCCGCTCGGATCGACGGTCCGGTGCAGAGGGTGGTCGGCGAATTGAAGGTGGAGCTGATTCGCAACACCGAGACCATCACGCTGCGGCGGCCGCAGACCGGGGTGACCGCGACGATCAGCAGAACCGCCAAACCGGACTCGCTGATCCCGTTGGCGCGCCGAGAGGCTAAGGAGTGCCTCGCCGAGGATCTGCGCAGGCTCGACGCCGACGAGATCTACCACGAGGCCCTGCAGGGAATCGAGAAGGTGCAGTACGTATGA
- the pgl gene encoding 6-phosphogluconolactonase: MSTVVEKYPDTAALVAAAGDRLVAAITDAISQRGRALIVLTGGGTGIGLLKRVREQADGIDWSKVHLFWGDDRFVPADDDERNEKQAREALIDHVGIPAANVHPMAPSGGAFGDDLDAAAAAYAQVVAENADEGQPAPDFDVHLLGMGGEGHINSLFPDTDAVRETTRMVVGVTDSPKPPPRRITLTLPAVQRSREVWLVVSGEAKADAVAAAIGGAKPVDVPAAGAVGRDATVWLLDEAAASKL; encoded by the coding sequence ATGAGCACAGTCGTCGAAAAGTACCCGGACACAGCCGCTTTGGTCGCAGCGGCCGGCGACCGGCTGGTGGCCGCGATCACCGATGCGATCAGCCAACGAGGCCGTGCGCTCATCGTGCTGACCGGCGGCGGCACCGGGATCGGGCTGCTCAAGCGGGTCCGTGAGCAGGCCGATGGGATCGACTGGTCCAAGGTCCACCTGTTCTGGGGCGACGACCGCTTCGTGCCCGCGGACGACGATGAGCGCAATGAGAAGCAGGCCCGCGAAGCGCTGATCGACCACGTCGGCATCCCGGCAGCCAACGTGCATCCGATGGCACCCAGCGGCGGCGCGTTCGGCGACGACCTCGATGCGGCCGCGGCCGCGTATGCGCAAGTGGTGGCCGAGAACGCCGATGAGGGTCAGCCCGCCCCCGACTTCGACGTGCATCTCCTCGGCATGGGCGGCGAGGGGCATATCAACTCGTTGTTCCCCGACACCGACGCCGTCCGCGAAACCACCCGGATGGTGGTCGGCGTGACCGACTCCCCCAAACCGCCGCCGCGACGGATCACGTTGACCCTGCCCGCTGTGCAGCGATCCCGTGAGGTGTGGTTGGTGGTGTCGGGCGAAGCGAAGGCCGATGCTGTCGCGGCGGCGATCGGGGGCGCCAAGCCTGTCGACGTGCCCGCCGCCGGGGCGGTCGGTCGTGATGCGACGGTGTGGCTGCTCGACGAGGCGGCCGCTTCCAAGCTGTAG
- a CDS encoding ATPase produces the protein MADKGVSKSAPRSGRERIQKLAQAALNADVTVEQVDTILEGLSETLVDLDKSTEKLDTTLERFNETISRINELAPRLIAMVDRLEGIVDRVERIVGLGESVISPLAATEQVVRGAVNRVRKTTGL, from the coding sequence ATGGCAGACAAGGGTGTTAGTAAGTCCGCCCCGCGCAGTGGACGGGAGCGGATCCAGAAACTGGCACAGGCTGCACTGAACGCCGACGTCACGGTCGAGCAGGTCGACACCATCCTCGAGGGACTGAGCGAGACGCTCGTCGACCTCGACAAGTCGACCGAGAAGCTCGACACGACGCTGGAGCGGTTCAACGAGACGATCAGCCGCATCAACGAACTCGCGCCGCGTCTCATCGCGATGGTGGACCGCCTCGAGGGCATCGTCGACCGTGTCGAGCGCATCGTGGGTCTCGGCGAATCCGTGATCTCTCCCCTGGCCGCGACCGAACAGGTGGTCCGCGGCGCGGTCAACAGGGTGCGCAAGACCACCGGTTTGTAG
- a CDS encoding cytochrome P450, translating into MPQSDPVPTPPVAEGVGLPWDVSVDDAVATIAAARARYGDTFAVHSGDDHYLFTFSPAGVEAFYRLPEGKASKGVADYLMLRRKLPDEIFDGRRILPTSLFRRDDVTSYLANLDRSLIQTVAELGDEGTVDLFALTRRLGHRMGLASWAGPGCSEGTAFERVVRAFETLDGSDAFVHPDAMAAVAASGKRAERAALEEVVAVIETSMRTSDSGETDLFGRIVTAWSSEPEDVRLRGIALDVALIHIASMSNLMAALGWALVDLLKHPEQRQRVANGDRDFAQRCALESTRLAQRSIMSRAVLAPVDLDTGDVVYRVPAGWTIATLLPLLNTSAAPGLDTWDPDRWQRHRLADTVALPSPVLVTAFGHGKHSCPAQPFSLAAMSAAMIHLLATYDMTPGWPTHPRPVPAQIGGVARSADACPVAYTRLHPALPSTGR; encoded by the coding sequence GTGCCCCAGAGCGACCCGGTTCCGACGCCCCCGGTCGCCGAGGGCGTCGGGCTCCCGTGGGACGTGTCCGTCGACGACGCCGTTGCCACCATCGCCGCGGCACGCGCCCGATACGGAGACACCTTCGCCGTGCACAGTGGCGACGACCATTACCTGTTCACGTTCTCCCCCGCCGGTGTCGAGGCGTTCTATCGGCTCCCCGAGGGGAAGGCGAGTAAGGGCGTCGCCGACTACCTGATGCTGCGACGAAAGCTCCCCGACGAGATCTTCGACGGCAGACGCATTCTTCCGACGTCGTTGTTCCGCCGCGACGACGTCACCTCCTATCTCGCGAACCTCGACCGGTCGCTGATCCAGACGGTGGCCGAGCTGGGCGACGAGGGGACCGTCGATCTGTTCGCGCTCACCCGCCGTCTCGGGCACCGCATGGGCCTGGCGTCCTGGGCGGGACCCGGATGTAGCGAGGGAACCGCATTCGAGCGTGTGGTCCGGGCCTTCGAGACCCTCGACGGTTCGGATGCGTTCGTGCATCCCGACGCGATGGCAGCCGTCGCGGCCTCGGGCAAGCGGGCTGAGCGGGCAGCCCTCGAGGAGGTCGTCGCCGTCATCGAAACCTCCATGCGTACATCGGATTCCGGCGAAACGGATCTGTTCGGACGTATCGTGACTGCCTGGTCCTCGGAACCGGAAGATGTGCGGCTGCGCGGTATCGCGCTCGACGTCGCACTCATCCACATCGCCTCGATGTCCAACTTGATGGCCGCGCTCGGCTGGGCACTGGTCGACCTGCTCAAGCACCCCGAACAACGACAGCGCGTGGCCAATGGTGACCGTGACTTCGCTCAGCGGTGTGCGTTGGAGAGCACCCGGTTGGCACAGCGATCCATCATGTCGCGGGCAGTGCTGGCACCCGTGGACCTCGACACCGGCGACGTCGTCTACCGAGTACCCGCCGGCTGGACCATCGCCACGCTGCTACCGCTGCTCAACACTTCGGCGGCACCTGGCCTGGACACGTGGGACCCCGACCGTTGGCAGCGCCACCGTCTCGCCGACACGGTGGCCCTGCCGTCCCCCGTCCTCGTGACAGCGTTCGGACACGGTAAGCACTCGTGCCCCGCCCAGCCGTTTTCGCTCGCAGCCATGAGTGCGGCGATGATTCATTTGCTTGCCACGTACGACATGACGCCAGGGTGGCCGACGCACCCGCGACCGGTGCCGGCGCAGATCGGCGGGGTTGCGCGATCGGCGGATGCCTGTCCCGTCGCGTACACGCGGCTTCATCCGGCTTTACCCTCCACGGGCCGATAG